From Anopheles coluzzii chromosome 3, AcolN3, whole genome shotgun sequence, the proteins below share one genomic window:
- the LOC120958523 gene encoding 60S ribosomal protein L38 produces the protein MPQEIKEVKDFLIKARRKDARAVKIKKNETNTKFKIRCSRYLYTLVVKDMEKAEKLKQSLPPGLQVKEVK, from the coding sequence ATGCCGCAGGAAATCAAGGAAGTGAAAGATTTTCTCATCAAGGCCCGCAGGAAGGATGCGCGTGCCGTCAAGATAAAGAAGAACGAGACCAACACCAAGTTCAAGATCCGCTGCTCCCGTTACCTGTACACGCTGGTGGTTAAGGACATGGAGAAGGCAGAAAAGCTAAAGCAATCGCTGCCCCCAGGCCTGCAGGTTAAGGAAGTGAAGTGA
- the LOC120955266 gene encoding carnitine O-palmitoyltransferase 1, liver isoform isoform X1, protein MAEAHSAVAFSFSITHEGWDINYDREVLDLVWQSGVRSWKKRLARFRTGVRNGVYPAHLQSLWLVIAIAVGLHFTQRHVPFDLVNKWLSVLPGDSLQWQLTACSLAGLIVWLSICYTMRYSLKLLLMYKGWMYEKRAPGSRVSLQTRLWGLFVKVLATWNKPGLYSFQGSLPRLPLPSVQDTMQRYLRSVRPLLDDSNYNRMERLAKEFEQGISTKLQRYLFLKSWWSTNYVSDWWEEYVYLRGRGALMVNSNFYGIDAIFMHPTKVQSARAASVVNLLLQFRRTVERQELEPILVQGLVPLCSWQYERIFNTVRAPGVETDKIIHYQDSNHIVVLYRGCYYKVIIYHNGRLLRPCELQIQIEHILQQSEEKPQPGEELLASLTAGDRTKWAQIRQTVFAKGVNRTSLHTVESAAFVLSLDEKPFEFDLAHPEKLDQFGRYLLHGNGHDRWFDKSFTVCVGSNGRIGFNAEHTWADAPVMAHVWENIVADEATNKRYDENGNTVGIPEFEPPTPKRLTWDLNDKVALVAIDEAHIAAQKLLNDVDLRILVHDAYGKGLMKTCRLSPDAFIQMALQLAYYRDAGKFSLTYEASMTRLFREGRTETVRPCTIESAAWVKAMLDSNVSTVDRVRLLNEACERHQLGYQDAMCGKGIDRHLFCLYVVSKYLEIDSPFLQEVLSEPWRLSTSQTPHGQTAKMDLKKHPNCISAGGGFGPVADDGYGVSYIVAGEDLIFFHISSKRSCGTTSSERFAQEICRALADMKHLFEEYRSLQKKNPSNGTKSDKPQAK, encoded by the exons ATGGCTGAAGCACATTCAGCTGTTGCATTCTCGTTCTCAATCACTCACGAAGGATGGGACATTAACTATGATCGCGAGGTGCTGGACCTCGTCTGGCAGTCGGGTGTGCGATCGTGGAAGAAACGGTTGGCTCGATTCCGG ACTGGGGTACGCAACGGCGTCTATCCGGCCCATCTACAAAGCCTGTGGCTGGTGATAGCGATAGCGGTGGGGTTACATTTTACACAACGGCACGTACCATTCGACCTAGTGAACAAATGGCTATCAGTTTTACCAGG CGATTCATTGCAATGGCAGCTGACGGCATGCTCACTAGCTGGGTTAATCGTTTGGCTATCGATTTGCTACACGATGCGATACTCACTGAAACTGTTGCTCATGTACAAGGGATGGATGTACGAGAAGCGTGCCCCAGGCAGTAGAGTTTCCTTGCAG ACTCGCCTATGGGGATTGTTCGTGAAAGTGCTTGCCACCTGGAATAAGCCCGGTCTGTACAGCTTCCAAGGATCGCTTCCGAGGCTACCGTTGCCAAGTGTGCAAGATACGATGCAGCGCTATCTGCGCTCGGTTCGACCTCTGCTAGACGATTCCAACTACAATCGTATGGAGCGACTAGCGAAAGAATTTGAGCAAGGCATCTCGACCAAACTGCAGCGATATCTGTTCCTCAAGAGCTGGTGGTCGACCAACTACGTGTCGGATTGGTGGGAAGAGTACGTCTACCTGCGAGGCCGTGGCGCACTAATGGTGAACAGCAACTTCTACGGTATCGATGCGATCTTCATGCACCCGACCAAGGTCCAGAGTGCTAGAGCCGCCAGTGTGGTAAACCTGTTGCTACAGTTCCGCCGCACTGTCGAACGCCAAGAGCTGGAACCG ATCCTAGTACAAGGTTTGGTGCCGCTGTGTTCGTGGCAGTATGAACGCATCTTCAACACCGTACGTGCCCCTGGCGTAGAGACCGATAAGATCATTCACTATCAGGACTCGAATCACATCGTCGTATTGTACCGTGGCTGTTATTACAAAGTTATCATCTATCACAATGGCCGTCTGCTGCGCCCGTGTGAACTGCAAATTCAGATCGAACACATTTTGCagcaaagcgaagaaaaaccACAACCAGGCGAAGAGCTGCTGGCTTCGCTGACCGCTGGAGATCGCACCAAATGGGCACAGATACGGCAAACCGTGTTCGCGAAGGGAGTGAACCGCACATCGCTGCATACCGTCGAAAGTGCTGCATTCGTGCTATCTCTCGATGAGAAACCATTCGAGTTTGATCTAGCTCACCCGGAAAAGTTGGACCAGTTCGGACGCTATCTGCTACACGGTAATGGACACGATCGCTGGTTCGACAAAAGTTTTACCGTGTGCGTAGGAAGCAATGGAAGG ATCGGATTCAACGCTGAACATACGTG GGCTGATGCACCTGTTATGGCACATGTTTGGGAAAATATTGTCGCTGACGAGGCAACCAATAAACG ATATGATGAAAATGGCAACACAGTCGGCATTCCTGAGTTTGAGCCTCCAACTCCCAAACGATTGACATGGGATCTGAATGATAAAGTAGCGCTGGTCGCTATCGACGAGGCACACATTGCCGCTCAGAAGCTGCTGAAT GATGTGGATCTAAGGATTCTGGTACATGATGCTTACGGCAAGGGATTGATGAAGACCTGCCGCCTTTCCCCGGATGCCTTCATACAAATGGCGCTACAGCTGGCATACTACAGGGACGCTGGGAAATTCTCCCTCACCTACGAAGCATCCATGACCCGGCTGTTCCGCGAAGGTCGCACAGAAACAGTTCGTCCATGCACGATTGAATCAGCTGCCTGGGTGAAAGCAATGCTCGACAGCAATGTTTCG ACCGTAGATCGTGTTCGTTTGTTGAATGAAGCCTGCGAGCGGCATCAGCTTGGCTACCAAGATGCAATGTGCGGCAAAGGTATCGATCGGCATCTATTCTGTCTGTACGTGGTGTCCAAGTATTTGGAGATCGATTCACCTTTCCTGCAGGAAGTGTTGAGTGAGCCGTGGAGATTATCTACTAGTCAAACGCCGCACGGACAAACGGCCAAGATGGACCTGAAGAAGCATCCGAATTGTATCAGTGCGGGTGGCGGCTTTGGTCCCGTCGCAGACGATGGGTACGGTGTGTCGTATATTGTGGCTGGAGAGGATCTTATCTTCTTCCACATCTCGTCGAAAAGATCGTGTGGAACAACG AGTTCCGAAAGGTTCGCGCAGGAAATTTGTCGCGCATTGGCTGATATGAAACACCTGTTTGAGGAGTACCGTAGTTTACAGAAGAAAAATCCCTCCAACGGCACCAAGTCCGATAAACCACAGGCAAAGTAG
- the LOC120955266 gene encoding carnitine O-palmitoyltransferase 1, liver isoform isoform X2, which translates to MAEAHSAVAFSFSITHEGWDINYDREVLDLVWQSGVRSWKKRLARFRTGVRNGVYPAHLQSLWLVIAIAVGLHFTQRHVPFDLVNKWLSVLPGDSLQWQLTACSLAGLIVWLSICYTMRYSLKLLLMYKGWMYEKRAPGSRVSLQTRLWGLFVKVLATWNKPGLYSFQGSLPRLPLPSVQDTMQRYLRSVRPLLDDSNYNRMERLAKEFEQGISTKLQRYLFLKSWWSTNYVSDWWEEYVYLRGRGALMVNSNFYGIDAIFMHPTKVQSARAASVVNLLLQFRRTVERQELEPILVQGLVPLCSWQYERIFNTVRAPGVETDKIIHYQDSNHIVVLYRGCYYKVIIYHNGRLLRPCELQIQIEHILQQSEEKPQPGEELLASLTAGDRTKWAQIRQTVFAKGVNRTSLHTVESAAFVLSLDEKPFEFDLAHPEKLDQFGRYLLHGNGHDRWFDKSFTVCVGSNGRIGFNAEHTWADAAVMSHIWEMLIMGETEQRYDENGNTVGIPEFEPPTPKRLTWDLNDKVALVAIDEAHIAAQKLLNDVDLRILVHDAYGKGLMKTCRLSPDAFIQMALQLAYYRDAGKFSLTYEASMTRLFREGRTETVRPCTIESAAWVKAMLDSNVSTVDRVRLLNEACERHQLGYQDAMCGKGIDRHLFCLYVVSKYLEIDSPFLQEVLSEPWRLSTSQTPHGQTAKMDLKKHPNCISAGGGFGPVADDGYGVSYIVAGEDLIFFHISSKRSCGTTSSERFAQEICRALADMKHLFEEYRSLQKKNPSNGTKSDKPQAK; encoded by the exons ATGGCTGAAGCACATTCAGCTGTTGCATTCTCGTTCTCAATCACTCACGAAGGATGGGACATTAACTATGATCGCGAGGTGCTGGACCTCGTCTGGCAGTCGGGTGTGCGATCGTGGAAGAAACGGTTGGCTCGATTCCGG ACTGGGGTACGCAACGGCGTCTATCCGGCCCATCTACAAAGCCTGTGGCTGGTGATAGCGATAGCGGTGGGGTTACATTTTACACAACGGCACGTACCATTCGACCTAGTGAACAAATGGCTATCAGTTTTACCAGG CGATTCATTGCAATGGCAGCTGACGGCATGCTCACTAGCTGGGTTAATCGTTTGGCTATCGATTTGCTACACGATGCGATACTCACTGAAACTGTTGCTCATGTACAAGGGATGGATGTACGAGAAGCGTGCCCCAGGCAGTAGAGTTTCCTTGCAG ACTCGCCTATGGGGATTGTTCGTGAAAGTGCTTGCCACCTGGAATAAGCCCGGTCTGTACAGCTTCCAAGGATCGCTTCCGAGGCTACCGTTGCCAAGTGTGCAAGATACGATGCAGCGCTATCTGCGCTCGGTTCGACCTCTGCTAGACGATTCCAACTACAATCGTATGGAGCGACTAGCGAAAGAATTTGAGCAAGGCATCTCGACCAAACTGCAGCGATATCTGTTCCTCAAGAGCTGGTGGTCGACCAACTACGTGTCGGATTGGTGGGAAGAGTACGTCTACCTGCGAGGCCGTGGCGCACTAATGGTGAACAGCAACTTCTACGGTATCGATGCGATCTTCATGCACCCGACCAAGGTCCAGAGTGCTAGAGCCGCCAGTGTGGTAAACCTGTTGCTACAGTTCCGCCGCACTGTCGAACGCCAAGAGCTGGAACCG ATCCTAGTACAAGGTTTGGTGCCGCTGTGTTCGTGGCAGTATGAACGCATCTTCAACACCGTACGTGCCCCTGGCGTAGAGACCGATAAGATCATTCACTATCAGGACTCGAATCACATCGTCGTATTGTACCGTGGCTGTTATTACAAAGTTATCATCTATCACAATGGCCGTCTGCTGCGCCCGTGTGAACTGCAAATTCAGATCGAACACATTTTGCagcaaagcgaagaaaaaccACAACCAGGCGAAGAGCTGCTGGCTTCGCTGACCGCTGGAGATCGCACCAAATGGGCACAGATACGGCAAACCGTGTTCGCGAAGGGAGTGAACCGCACATCGCTGCATACCGTCGAAAGTGCTGCATTCGTGCTATCTCTCGATGAGAAACCATTCGAGTTTGATCTAGCTCACCCGGAAAAGTTGGACCAGTTCGGACGCTATCTGCTACACGGTAATGGACACGATCGCTGGTTCGACAAAAGTTTTACCGTGTGCGTAGGAAGCAATGGAAGG ATCGGATTCAACGCTGAACATACGTG GGCGGATGCAGCAGTTATGTCGCACATTTGGGAAATGTTGATCATGGGAGAAACCGAGCAGCG ATATGATGAAAATGGCAACACAGTCGGCATTCCTGAGTTTGAGCCTCCAACTCCCAAACGATTGACATGGGATCTGAATGATAAAGTAGCGCTGGTCGCTATCGACGAGGCACACATTGCCGCTCAGAAGCTGCTGAAT GATGTGGATCTAAGGATTCTGGTACATGATGCTTACGGCAAGGGATTGATGAAGACCTGCCGCCTTTCCCCGGATGCCTTCATACAAATGGCGCTACAGCTGGCATACTACAGGGACGCTGGGAAATTCTCCCTCACCTACGAAGCATCCATGACCCGGCTGTTCCGCGAAGGTCGCACAGAAACAGTTCGTCCATGCACGATTGAATCAGCTGCCTGGGTGAAAGCAATGCTCGACAGCAATGTTTCG ACCGTAGATCGTGTTCGTTTGTTGAATGAAGCCTGCGAGCGGCATCAGCTTGGCTACCAAGATGCAATGTGCGGCAAAGGTATCGATCGGCATCTATTCTGTCTGTACGTGGTGTCCAAGTATTTGGAGATCGATTCACCTTTCCTGCAGGAAGTGTTGAGTGAGCCGTGGAGATTATCTACTAGTCAAACGCCGCACGGACAAACGGCCAAGATGGACCTGAAGAAGCATCCGAATTGTATCAGTGCGGGTGGCGGCTTTGGTCCCGTCGCAGACGATGGGTACGGTGTGTCGTATATTGTGGCTGGAGAGGATCTTATCTTCTTCCACATCTCGTCGAAAAGATCGTGTGGAACAACG AGTTCCGAAAGGTTCGCGCAGGAAATTTGTCGCGCATTGGCTGATATGAAACACCTGTTTGAGGAGTACCGTAGTTTACAGAAGAAAAATCCCTCCAACGGCACCAAGTCCGATAAACCACAGGCAAAGTAG